The following are encoded together in the Erwinia sp. E602 genome:
- a CDS encoding ABC transporter permease, producing MHKYGIILAFFALCLIVAAVGEYQVSQGAWSSNYFLSNENMLIVLRQVSINGILAIGMTFVIITAGVDLSVGSVLALSGIVAARFATNNAGLAIGDTAHAVMMPMIVALGIGIVCGLINGTVLARYRLQPFIVTMGMLSAARGLSMLTTDGNPVSQLNSDFRWLGNGYTAGIPVPVIIFILLFGLAWLLLNKTLFGRYVYAVGGNPKSARTSGINVVRIKVLVYTLCAGLAGIAGLILTARTGSAQTNAGAGYELDAIAAVVIGGTSMAGGVGTLVGTFFGVLIIGVMNNGLDLLGVQSYYQQIIKGALIVVAVLLDPSRKQQRD from the coding sequence ATGCACAAGTACGGCATCATCCTCGCCTTTTTTGCTCTGTGCCTGATCGTCGCCGCCGTCGGCGAGTACCAGGTCTCGCAGGGGGCCTGGAGCAGCAACTACTTCCTCAGCAACGAGAATATGCTGATCGTGCTGCGTCAGGTGTCGATCAACGGCATCCTCGCCATCGGCATGACCTTTGTGATCATCACTGCCGGGGTCGATCTGTCGGTCGGCTCGGTGCTGGCGCTGAGCGGCATCGTCGCCGCGCGCTTTGCCACCAACAACGCCGGGCTGGCGATTGGCGATACCGCCCACGCGGTGATGATGCCGATGATCGTGGCGCTGGGCATTGGCATCGTCTGCGGGCTGATTAACGGCACGGTGCTGGCCCGTTATCGCCTGCAGCCGTTTATCGTCACCATGGGCATGCTCTCCGCCGCGCGCGGCCTGTCGATGCTGACCACCGACGGCAATCCGGTGTCGCAGCTTAACAGCGACTTCCGCTGGCTGGGCAACGGCTACACCGCCGGCATTCCGGTACCGGTGATTATCTTTATTCTGCTGTTTGGCCTTGCCTGGCTGCTGCTGAATAAAACCCTGTTTGGCCGCTACGTCTACGCGGTGGGCGGTAACCCGAAAAGCGCCCGCACCTCCGGGATTAACGTGGTGCGTATCAAGGTACTGGTTTACACCCTGTGCGCCGGGCTGGCCGGTATCGCCGGGCTGATCCTCACCGCACGCACCGGCTCGGCGCAGACCAACGCCGGAGCCGGCTACGAGCTGGACGCCATCGCCGCGGTGGTGATCGGCGGCACCAGCATGGCGGGCGGCGTCGGAACGCTGGTCGGCACCTTCTTCGGCGTGCTGATTATCGGCGTGATGAATAACGGCCTCGACCTGCTCGGGGTGCAGTCCTACTACCAGCAGATTATCAAAGGCGCGCTGATCGTTGTCGCCGTATTGCTTGACCCGTCGCGTAAGCAGCAGCGCGACTGA
- a CDS encoding sugar ABC transporter ATP-binding protein, which translates to MIRDPQTQQSAYLLEVSGVRKAFGPVVALKNAEFSLRRGSIHALCGGNGAGKSTFLSILMGFIQPDGGDIFINGERREFHHPKDALRAGVAIVQQELSAIPDLTVAENIWLGREPQRFGFVDFATLNRRTTALLAELDFHISATEKMRNLSVAEQQLVEIAKALSHANADIIIMDEPTSAIGEEDAQKIFQTLRRLAAKGKGIIYVSHRLSEIFQIADSYTIFRDGAWVHEGFIADITREQLIEHIIGGEYDSEFAKFNRPGSEVMMEVNNLRWRHRIKDISLQLRRGEILGIYGLVGSGRSEFLDLIFGIEHADSGTIRLGEKTLARHSPKQSIASGIAYVTEDRKESGLVLCRSVSENINIASLSAVSRAGFIDHKQEQARTADMIQRFNVKTHDGEQPVGNLSGGNQQKVVLGRWALLDPEVLLLDEPTRGIDVGAKKEIYRFMSDFALKNKGIIMVSSELAEIIGMSDRILVFRDGELAGELSAAEATQTELMKLAV; encoded by the coding sequence GTGATCCGCGATCCGCAAACGCAACAATCCGCTTACCTGCTGGAGGTCAGCGGGGTCAGGAAGGCCTTCGGGCCGGTGGTGGCGCTGAAAAACGCCGAGTTCAGCCTGCGCAGAGGCTCGATCCACGCGCTGTGCGGCGGCAACGGCGCCGGCAAGTCGACCTTTCTCAGCATTCTGATGGGCTTTATCCAGCCGGACGGCGGCGACATCTTTATCAACGGCGAGCGCCGCGAGTTTCACCATCCGAAAGACGCGCTGCGCGCCGGGGTGGCCATCGTTCAGCAGGAGCTGAGCGCCATTCCCGACCTGACGGTGGCGGAGAATATCTGGCTGGGCCGCGAGCCGCAGCGCTTTGGCTTTGTGGATTTCGCCACCCTGAACAGGCGTACCACTGCCCTGCTGGCTGAGCTGGATTTTCATATCAGCGCCACCGAGAAGATGCGCAATTTAAGCGTTGCCGAGCAGCAGCTGGTTGAAATTGCCAAGGCGCTCTCCCACGCCAACGCCGACATCATCATTATGGATGAGCCGACCTCGGCGATCGGCGAGGAGGATGCGCAGAAGATCTTCCAGACCCTCAGGCGGCTGGCGGCGAAAGGCAAAGGCATTATCTACGTCTCGCATCGTCTGTCGGAGATCTTCCAGATCGCCGACAGCTACACCATCTTCCGCGACGGTGCCTGGGTGCACGAAGGCTTTATCGCCGATATCACCCGCGAGCAGCTGATTGAACACATCATCGGCGGCGAGTATGACAGCGAGTTCGCCAAGTTTAACCGCCCCGGCAGCGAGGTGATGATGGAGGTCAATAACCTGCGCTGGCGCCACCGGATCAAGGATATCAGCCTGCAGCTGCGCCGCGGCGAGATCCTCGGCATCTACGGCCTGGTGGGTTCCGGGCGCAGCGAGTTTCTCGATCTGATCTTCGGCATCGAACACGCCGACAGCGGCACCATCCGCCTCGGGGAGAAAACCCTCGCCCGCCACTCGCCGAAGCAGTCGATCGCCAGCGGCATCGCCTACGTCACCGAAGATCGTAAGGAGAGCGGGCTGGTGCTGTGCCGCTCGGTCAGCGAGAACATCAATATCGCCTCGCTCTCTGCGGTGAGCCGCGCCGGGTTTATCGACCACAAACAGGAGCAGGCGCGCACCGCTGACATGATCCAGCGCTTTAACGTCAAAACCCACGACGGCGAGCAGCCGGTCGGTAACCTCAGCGGCGGCAATCAGCAGAAGGTGGTGCTGGGTCGCTGGGCGCTGCTCGACCCGGAAGTACTGCTGCTGGACGAGCCGACGCGCGGCATTGACGTCGGTGCCAAGAAGGAGATCTACCGCTTTATGTCGGACTTTGCCCTGAAAAATAAGGGGATCATTATGGTGTCGTCCGAGCTGGCGGAGATCATCGGCATGAGCGATCGCATCCTGGTGTTCCGCGACGGTGAGCTGGCAGGCGAGCTGTCGGCAGCGGAAGCCACCCAGACAGAACTGATGAAACTCGCGGTTTAA